In Desulfoferula mesophila, the genomic window GTGCTGGCCCCCTGCTGGAACATCTTCGACTGCGCCCAAAAGCGCTCCTGCGCCGCCTACGCCGAGCCCCACCGCTGTTGCTGGGAGATTCGCGGGCGAACCGACACCCTTTGCCCCGGCCCCTGCGCGCGCTGCGCGGTGTACTTAAACCGCGACTTCGCGGTCGAGCGGGTGTTGGAGCCGGCGGGCGACGGGCCGCTGGCCCGGCAAAGCTGATGCGGCCCGAGCTGACCGCCGTGGTGCTGGCCGGCGGGCCGGGCACCCGCATGGGCGGCGGCAAGCCCTGGCGCACCCTGGCCGGACGCCGCCTCATAGACCTGGCCCTGGAGCGGGCCGGCGAGCTTTGCCCCCAGGTGGTGGTCTCCGCCGTGGACTGCGCCGATTTCGCCGACCTGTCCCGCCCCGTGGTGGCCGACCGTTGGCCGGGCCAGGGCCCCTTGGCCGCCCTGGTCACCGCCTTTTTGGACACCCCGGCCACCTCCATATTGCTTTTGCCGGTGGACGCCCCCCTCATGCGCCCGGCGTTGCTCCGGCGCATCCTGGAGCGGCGGGCCGGGCAAAAGGCGGTATGCTGCGAGGGCCCCGGCGGCCTGGAGCCCCTGATGGCCTGGTATGACCGGGGCTGCCTGCCCCTGGCCCGAAAAATGCTGGAGGAAGGCGAGTGGCGGCTGCGCCTGCTGCTCAAGCGCAGCGGCGCCTTGATAATCGACCGGCAAGAGACGCTTTCCCTGGACCCAGACAACCTGAGCTTTCTCAACGTGAATTTCCCCCAAGACCTGGAGCTGGCCGAGCGGCTGGCCACCGAACGTGGGCTTTTTGACACACCGTCGGAAGCGTAGTGTGGCTTTCCTCCCCCAAAGGCGAAAGGTGGGAAAAATTTTGCCACCCTATTCCTATTAGATGACCCTAATTATTTTTACTTGCAATTTTGTATCATTAGCCGTATTTTTCTCCCCCGGACGGACAAAGCGGCCTTGTGGCACACAAATTGCTTTGACAATTGCCAGAGTTATGTCCGCACGAGGAGCCGACTTAATGAATCGTCACCAGCGCACCTTAATGCGCCCCGTATCTTGCACCGGAATCGGACTGCACAGCGGCAGAACCGTTAACCTTTGCCTGCGCCCGGCCGAGTCGGACACCGGAGTCATGTTCAAGCGCTCCGACCTGCCCGCCTCGCCCCTGATTCCCGCCGATGTCAACCACGTGGTCTCCACCGACCTGTCCACCACCGTGGGCATGGACGGGGTGACCATCTCCACCGTGGAGCACCTGCTCTCGGCCCTGTCGGGTCTGGGGGTGGACAACGTGCTGGTGGAGGTGGACGCGCCGGAGATCCCCATCATGGACGGATCGGCCGCGCCCTTCGTGTTTCTCATGCGTGGCGCCGGCTTCACCTCCCAGGGCAGGCCCCGGCAGTACTACCGGGTCAAGCGGGAGGTGGAGGTCAGCGAAAACGGCAAGCACATCAAGGTGGCCCCCTCCAAGAAGCTCAAGGTGGATTTCACCATCGAGTTCGACCACCCCTTGATCCACCGCCAGAAGATGGGCTTCGTGTTGGACGAGAAGGCCTACGACAAGGATATCAGCCGGGCGCGCACCTTCGGTTTCCTGCGCGACATGCGCTATCTGCACGAAAACGGCCTGGCCCTGGGCGGCAGCCTGGACAACGCCGTGGTGCTGGACAACTACCAGGTGCTCAACGAGGACGGCCTGCGCTTCCCCGACGAGTTCGTGCGCCACAAGGTGCTGGACTTCATCGGCGACCTGGGCATGGTGGGCCGCCCCATCGTGGGGGCCTTCACCGCCCACAAGTCCGGCCACGCCCTGAACAACAAGCTGTTCCGCAAGTTCCTGGCCGACCCCACCGCCTGGGAGCTGGTGACCCCCGGCCCCGAGGACATCCCCCAGTACGTCGAGGAGCCCCTGCCCCTGTTCGACCGGGTGGCGGCCACCGCCTAGACCGAGACCAAGCCAAGCATCCCCCGCCCCGGCACCCCGCCGGGGCGTTTTTTTGCTGAAATAATGAGACGCCTTCCTAGGCCGCCGCCGAGCCCGACTGGGCGGGCCTGGAAGCGGCCGTGGAGCGCCTTCGCACCGCCTGGGAAAGCCGTCTGCGCACCATCGCCCGCACCCTGGCCCATGCCGCGGCCACCCGCCTGAGGCTGGCCCAGGCCTAGATCCTTACTTCCTACCGCTTGCCAGGCCGGGCCCCCTAACGTAACATAGCCTTGATTTTGCATTTATCCCCTATCTCCCACGAGGGGCCATGGTCGCCGACACCACCGCCCAGGCCGAGCGCGCCAAGGAGATTCGTCGCCGCAAGCGCGAGCGGGTCATCATCATCGTCGCCCTTGTCTTGGTGGCGGTGATCACCTATGTGGAGACCCAGGTGGTGGACATGGCCCAGGGCCTGCCCATGGGCAGCTCCCTGCTGGTCTTCGCCCTGATCAACGTCAACGCGCTGTTGTTGCTCTTGGTCATCTTCCTGGTGTTCCGCAACCTGGTCAAGATGACCATGGAGCGGCGCAAGGGGGTGTGG contains:
- the lpxC gene encoding UDP-3-O-acyl-N-acetylglucosamine deacetylase — protein: MNRHQRTLMRPVSCTGIGLHSGRTVNLCLRPAESDTGVMFKRSDLPASPLIPADVNHVVSTDLSTTVGMDGVTISTVEHLLSALSGLGVDNVLVEVDAPEIPIMDGSAAPFVFLMRGAGFTSQGRPRQYYRVKREVEVSENGKHIKVAPSKKLKVDFTIEFDHPLIHRQKMGFVLDEKAYDKDISRARTFGFLRDMRYLHENGLALGGSLDNAVVLDNYQVLNEDGLRFPDEFVRHKVLDFIGDLGMVGRPIVGAFTAHKSGHALNNKLFRKFLADPTAWELVTPGPEDIPQYVEEPLPLFDRVAATA
- a CDS encoding MerR family transcriptional regulator; translation: MYLINEVSRKVELSQKRIREYEKEGFIRPQRETNTNNRLYSDFEVSQIKRINFLIHERGFTLACLRNLMVLAPCWNIFDCAQKRSCAAYAEPHRCCWEIRGRTDTLCPGPCARCAVYLNRDFAVERVLEPAGDGPLARQS
- the mobA gene encoding molybdenum cofactor guanylyltransferase, encoding MRPELTAVVLAGGPGTRMGGGKPWRTLAGRRLIDLALERAGELCPQVVVSAVDCADFADLSRPVVADRWPGQGPLAALVTAFLDTPATSILLLPVDAPLMRPALLRRILERRAGQKAVCCEGPGGLEPLMAWYDRGCLPLARKMLEEGEWRLRLLLKRSGALIIDRQETLSLDPDNLSFLNVNFPQDLELAERLATERGLFDTPSEA